A stretch of the Lolium perenne isolate Kyuss_39 chromosome 3, Kyuss_2.0, whole genome shotgun sequence genome encodes the following:
- the LOC127339302 gene encoding U-box domain-containing protein 33-like has translation MEAVASSVAHRRWETSGRSSQYSLRMSASSDADIGHDIVEVNNASGEAVEEARQAAGDKVFVAVSEEVKRGKSAMVWALQNLAKDGAQFVIAHVHCPAQMIPMMGTKIHYTRMDPEQVKDHRKMELEKASGRLHEYVVLCALRKVFFPTSAMSHSRIVSCEKIIIENDDVARGHEELITLHGITKLVMGAASDKYYSKKLKTPKSKKALRLMEAGASSCMIWFTCKGQLICTREANTTIPVIPPSPISTVASTLSASSISSHMRSIMTPQSESEAPSSNGSPLQDLDRLQSSWSRNDDAISVSGSAMGHPMHESDDEFFPPPSQELENPGGDADIYGRLKEALRESQQSKKEVFEESSKRRKAELDLLSALQKAKELEKLYHHELRQRRTIEEALSIQRREMEETRVKCKTLYEELHDAGEEHVILEQCITELKSALDDEKQKLAASKHLVEELRGDKEKLQQERGATAEELRQTKKEQRVSVPAAEAVINTEFSASELEQATRSFDEALKIGEGGFGCVYRGSLRSTTVAIKLMHSKSLQGQPEFNQEVAVLSRVRHPNLVTLIGSCREVFGLVYEFLPNGSLEDRLACTNNTPPLTWQVRTRIIAEMCSALAFLHSNKPQPLIHGDLKPANILLDGNLVSKLGDFGTCRLITQSNTSTTTTRLYPRGTFAYMDPEFLSTGELTPRSDVYSFGIIVLQLLTGRPPQKIAEMVEDAMEEGGLQSIIDPSAGSWPFVQANQLAHLGLRCAEMSRRRRPDLAREVWVVVETLMRPTFAGASSDDDASTPSNFHTTSSSVVG, from the exons ATGGAAGCTGTGGCCAGCAGCGTGGCGCACAGGCGGTGGGAGACTTCGGGAAGAAGCTCGCAATACAGCTTGAGGATGTCGGCGAGCAGTGATGCGGACATCGGCCATGATATTGTGGAGGTGAACAATGCCAGCGGCGAGGCGGTAGAGGAGGCGAGGCAGGCTGCAGGGGACAAGGTGTTCGTGGCTGTCTCGGAAGAGGTCAAGCGAGGGAAGAGCGCCATGGTGTGGGCGCTGCAGAACCTGGCCAAGGACGGCGCGCAGTTCGTGATAGCGCACGTCCACTGCCCCGCGCAGATGATCCCCATGA TGGGAACAAAAATTCATTATACCAGGATGGATCCAGAACAGGTCAAGGACCACAGAAAGATGGAGCTAGAGAAGGCATCCGGAAGACTCCATGAATATGTTGTTCTATGTGCATTACGGAAGGTTTTCTTCCCTACATCTGCAATGTCTCACTCACGGATA GTCAGCTGTGAGAAAATAATAATTGAGAATGATGATGTTGCTAGAGGACATGAGGAGCTTATTACCCTTCATGGCATCACCAAGCTTGTCATGGGAGCAGCATCAGACAAATATTACTCAAA GAAACTGAAAACACCAAAGTCCAAGAAAGCACTCAGACTGATGGAGGCAGGAGCCTCATCATGTATGATATGGTTTACATGTAAAGGACAACTGATATGTACCAG GGAAGCGAACACAACCATTCCTGTGATACCACCATCGCCCATAAGCACAGTTGCGTCAACATTGTCAGCGAGCAGCATTTCCAGCCATATGAGATCAATTATGACTCCCCAGTCAGAGAGTGAagcaccaagctcaaatggaagtCCACTGCAGGATCTGGACAGATTGCAAAGTTCGTGGTCAAGGAATGATGATGCCATCAGTGTGTCCGGATCCGCGATGGGGCATCCAATGCACGAGTCTGATGATGAGTTTTTTCCACCTCCTTCTCAAGAGCTC GAGAACCCAGGTGGTGATGCAGACATTTATGGAAGACTTAAAGAGGCACTCCGTGAATCTCAACAGTCGAAGAAAGAAGTGTTTGAAGAATCAAGCAAGCGCCGAAAGGCAGAACTTGATCTGCTTTCAGCTCTTCAAAAG GCCAAGGAGTTGGAGAAGTTGTATCATCACGAGCTAAGACAGCGGAGAACAATTGAGGAGGCTCTCTCAATACAGAGGCGGGAGATGGAAGAAACGAGAGTCAAGTGCAAGACGTTGTACGAGGAACTACACGACGCAGGAGAAGAACATGTCATACTGGAGCAGTGCATCACGGAGCTGAAGTCTGCTCTGGACGATGAGAAGCAGAAGCTGGCGGCAAGCAAGCACCTTGTAGAAGAGCTAAGGGGAGATAAAGAGAAGCTGCAGCAGGAGAGGGGTGCTACAGCTGAAGAGTTGAGGCAGACGAAGAAGGAGCAGAGAGTGTCGGTTCCGGCGGCTGAAGCAGTAATAAACACCGAGTTCTCTGCCTCTGAGCTTGAACAGGCAACTCGAAGCTTCGACGAAGCGCTCAAGATCGGCGAGGGTGGGTTCGGATGTGTCTACAGAGGCTCACTTCGCAGCACAACCGTAGCAATCAAGCTGATGCATTCAAAGAGCCTGCAGGGGCAGCCAGAATTCAACCAAGAG GTTGCTGTCCTCAGCAGAGTACGGCACCCAAACCTCGTCACGCTCATCGGGTCATGCCGCGAGGTGTTTGGCCTAGTGTACGAGTTCCTCCCAAACGGCAGCCTCGAGGACCGCCTTGCCTGCACCAACAACACGCCGCCGTTGACATGGCAGGTGCGCACCAGGATCATCGCCGAGATGTGCTCGGCCCTGGCCTTCCTCCACTCCAACAAGCCGCAGCCGTTGATCCACGGCGACCTCAAGCCGGCCAACATCCTACTCGACGGCAACCTCGTCAGCAAGCTGGGCGACTTCGGCACCTGCCGACTCATTACACAGTCaaacacctccaccaccaccaccaggctGTACCCGAGGGGCACCTTCGCGTACATGGACCCGGAGTTCTTGTCCACCGGCGAGCTCACACCGCGCTCGGACGTCTACTCCTTCGGCATCATCGTCTTGCAGCTCCTCACGGGAAGGCCGCCCCAGAAGATCGCCGAGATGGTGGAGGACGCCATGGAGGAGGGGGGTCTGCAGTCCATCATTGATCCCTCCGCGGGGAGCTGGCCGTTCGTGCAGGCCAACCAGCTGGCGCACCTCGGCCTGCGGTGTGCCGAGATGAgtaggaggcggcggccggatcTCGCCCGGGAGGTGTGGGTGGTGGTGGAAACCCTCATGAGGCCGACGTTCGCGGGAGCTTCGTCGGATGATGACGCTTCCACGCCGTCCAACTTCCACACAACATCATCGTCGGTCGTCGGATGA